Proteins encoded together in one Aminipila butyrica window:
- a CDS encoding sugar transferase, whose amino-acid sequence MKNTKQGSWKLIVLDLFSMTIAFAAAVWVRYGVMFDEWIRIIYGTILMVLCISYICIFALFESYQDFFKRGFFEELIRVGRLNLILALFISGVFFFFKIGAVYSRVFFVTFFLFNMAISYLLRQYFKIILLGYFKQSKLSNKVMLVTTSTSAESILSNIKKEREWGFQITGVAIVDKNMAGKEINGVPVVAHRENLFDVVTKEVVDEVLINVPNARHLQLDEAILEFENIGLTVNVSIATFNLRVHEKTLKNFGGYNVLTFTTRVYNTSSMLIKRFLDIVGALVGLTLTFFISLLIVPAILIESPGPIIFSQTRIGKNGRRFKIYKFRSMYADAEKRKKELMAQNEMQGLMFKITKDPRITKVGAFIRKTSLDELPQFFNVLKGDMSLVGTRPPTEDEFLQYEGRHKRRLALKPGITGLWQVSGRSDIDNFEDVVKLDLEYIDNWSILLDMKLLLKTVGVVVFRVGAR is encoded by the coding sequence GTGAAAAATACAAAACAAGGCTCCTGGAAACTTATCGTACTTGATTTGTTTTCTATGACTATTGCCTTTGCTGCTGCAGTATGGGTTCGTTACGGCGTGATGTTTGATGAGTGGATTCGGATTATATATGGCACTATATTGATGGTTTTGTGTATCAGCTATATTTGCATTTTTGCGCTGTTTGAATCCTACCAAGATTTTTTTAAGAGAGGGTTCTTTGAAGAACTTATTCGAGTTGGCCGCCTCAATTTAATTTTAGCACTATTTATCAGTGGCGTATTTTTTTTCTTTAAAATCGGAGCTGTGTATTCAAGAGTTTTTTTTGTGACTTTTTTCTTGTTTAATATGGCAATCAGCTATCTACTGAGGCAATATTTTAAAATCATTCTTTTAGGCTATTTTAAACAAAGTAAATTGAGCAATAAAGTGATGCTAGTGACCACTTCAACTAGTGCAGAGAGCATCCTGAGCAACATAAAAAAAGAAAGAGAGTGGGGATTTCAAATAACCGGTGTGGCCATCGTAGATAAAAATATGGCTGGTAAAGAAATCAATGGCGTTCCAGTAGTGGCTCATCGGGAAAATCTTTTCGATGTGGTTACCAAGGAAGTGGTAGATGAAGTATTAATCAATGTGCCGAATGCAAGGCACCTTCAGTTAGATGAGGCCATATTAGAATTTGAAAATATTGGGTTAACGGTAAATGTAAGCATTGCTACCTTTAACCTACGGGTCCATGAAAAGACCTTGAAAAACTTTGGTGGATACAATGTACTCACCTTTACGACAAGGGTGTACAATACCAGTTCTATGCTGATAAAAAGATTTCTGGATATTGTCGGTGCGTTGGTAGGATTGACTCTTACTTTTTTTATCAGCCTTTTGATTGTCCCAGCTATCTTGATTGAATCTCCAGGACCGATTATTTTTTCTCAGACTCGAATCGGTAAAAATGGTAGACGCTTTAAGATTTATAAGTTCCGCTCTATGTATGCAGATGCGGAGAAACGAAAAAAAGAACTGATGGCTCAAAATGAAATGCAGGGATTGATGTTTAAAATAACAAAAGATCCCCGGATTACGAAAGTAGGGGCCTTTATACGAAAGACTAGTCTGGATGAACTGCCCCAGTTTTTCAATGTATTGAAAGGGGATATGAGCCTGGTTGGGACAAGACCTCCCACAGAAGATGAGTTCTTGCAGTACGAAGGAAGACATAAACGCCGCCTAGCTTTGAAGCCTGGTATAACTGGCCTGTGGCAAGTCAGCGGACGAAGTGACATCGATAATTTTGAAGATGTGGTTAAGTTAGATTTGGAATACATAGATAATTGGTCCATATTGCTGGACATGAAACTTTTGCTGAAGACGGTGGGGGTTGTGGTGTTTAGAGTAGGGGCGAGGTAG